The Cheilinus undulatus linkage group 2, ASM1832078v1, whole genome shotgun sequence genome has a window encoding:
- the LOC121517789 gene encoding CD166 antigen homolog isoform X2, which produces MHLLSASCVSALLFTALFYKVSGLETVIGLYGDTLEIPCNNGAIKAEDVFILKWKYDNKKGPGDLLVKQKNQNVSISATDEYKGRVSLAANSSLLLSAAELSDQGTFTCMMVVGADIVEYPVNVVIYKTPAGLEIKDKAEELEIGKLTKLGTCVAKDANPAANITWLKNNNPLVADGKGVSIQATVLVDPATGLSTTTSMLEYSAEKEDTDAQFSCSSQHTAGTELASSPVTFSITYSTENIVLQVIAQDPLVEGDSVTLKCVADGNPAPTSFNFHLKDEVVKVENTNSYTITNVSRDSSGKYKCSLVDNPTMEATEDIIVQYLDINLSPSGDIVKSAGETLDLNLQIDASSDSKTFWTKDNLKLDKEPKFSKLTYSDSGRYECEVTMDLLSRKASFELAVEGAPVIKHLTKQLGGDGKHKVLICEAEGSPKPAVSWSINGTSLDESPFVNGKITHKITVVPSANLTVSCTVSNEFGVDTRAINVSSYTADDSDKTKLVVGVVVGLLVAAIVIGVSYLVYSKKSKQGSWKTGEKEDGSSEEEKKLEEKVEENSQKAEV; this is translated from the exons TCAGCGGTTTGGAGACCGTTATCGGCCTGTACGGAGACACACTTGAGATCCCGTGCAACAATGGAGCCATAAAAGCCGAAGACGTCTTCATCCTTAAATGGAAATAT GACAACAAGAAGGGACCTGGAGACCTGCTGGTCAAGCAGAAAAACCAGAATGTTTCAATCAGTGCTACTGATGAATACAAGGGCCGTGTGAGCCTGGCTGCCAACTCCAGcctgctgctctctgctgccGAGCTGAGCGACCAGGGCACTTTCACCTGCATGATGGTGGTTGGTGCAGACATCGTAGAGTACCCTGTTAACGTGGTGATCTACA AAACGCCGGCAGGTCTGGAGATTAAGGACAAAGCAGAAGAGCTAGAGATCGGCAAGCTTACTAAG CTGGGAACATGTGTTGCAAAAGATGCAAACCCTGCAGCAAACATTACATGGTTGAAGAACAACAATCCACTGGTGGCTGATGGGAAAG GGGTTTCCATCCAGGCTACAGTGCTTGTTGACCCAGCTACTGGCCTTTCAACCACTACCTCTATGTTGGAGTACTCAGCCGAGAAGGAGGACACAGATGCACAGTTCAGCTGCAGCAGTCAGCACACTGCAGGCACAGAGCTGGCGTCCTCTCCAGTCACCTTCAGTATAACCT ACTCCACAGAGAACATCGTGCTTCAGGTCATTGCTCAGGACCCTCTGGTGGAAGGAGACAGTGTTACTCTGAAGTGTGTGGCGGATGGTAACCCAGCTCCTAcaagctttaacttccaccTCAAG GACGAAGTGGTGAAAGTGGAGAACACCAACAGTTACACCATCACAAACGTCTCACGCGACTCCTCTGGCAAATACAAATGCTCTCTTGTTGACAATCCAACAATGGAAGCAACTGAGGACATCATTGTTCAGT ACCTAGACATCAATTTAAGCCCCTCTGGAGATATTGTCAAGAGTGCTGGCGAGACCTTGGATCTAAATCTTCAGATTGATGCCTCCTCAGACTCAAAGACTTTCTGGACAAAG GATAATTTGAAACTGGACAAAGAGCCAAAGTTTAGCAAGCTGACGTATTCAGACTCTGGCCGCTACGAGTGTGAGGTGACAATGGATCTGCTTAGCCGAAAGGCTTCTTTTGAGCTGGCTGTTGAAG GTGCCCCGGTTATCAAACATCTGACCAAACAGCTCGGTGGGGACGGCAAACACAAAGTCTTGATTTGTGAGGCTGAAGGTTCTCCAAAGCCGGCTGTTTCCTGGAGCATCAACGGCACCTCG CTGGATGAGAGTCCCTTCGTCAACGGAAAAATTACACACAAGATCACGGTTGTGCCCAGTGCAAATCTGACTGTTTCTTGTACGGTGTCtaatgagtttggtgtggatacCAGAGCTATAAATGTGTCATCCT ACACAGCAGACGACAGCGACAAAACTAAGCTGGTGGTTGGAGTTGTTGTCGGTCTCCTTGTTGCCGCCATTGTTATAGGCGTTTCGTACTTGGTCTACTCGAAGAAATCCAA
- the LOC121517789 gene encoding CD166 antigen homolog A-like isoform X1, translated as MHLLSASCVSALLFTALFYKVSGLETVIGLYGDTLEIPCNNGAIKAEDVFILKWKYDNKKGPGDLLVKQKNQNVSISATDEYKGRVSLAANSSLLLSAAELSDQGTFTCMMVVGADIVEYPVNVVIYKTPAGLEIKDKAEELEIGKLTKLGTCVAKDANPAANITWLKNNNPLVADGKGVSIQATVLVDPATGLSTTTSMLEYSAEKEDTDAQFSCSSQHTAGTELASSPVTFSITYSTENIVLQVIAQDPLVEGDSVTLKCVADGNPAPTSFNFHLKDEVVKVENTNSYTITNVSRDSSGKYKCSLVDNPTMEATEDIIVQYLDINLSPSGDIVKSAGETLDLNLQIDASSDSKTFWTKDNLKLDKEPKFSKLTYSDSGRYECEVTMDLLSRKASFELAVEGAPVIKHLTKQLGGDGKHKVLICEAEGSPKPAVSWSINGTSLDESPFVNGKITHKITVVPSANLTVSCTVSNEFGVDTRAINVSSLIEEVRMDKQDTADDSDKTKLVVGVVVGLLVAAIVIGVSYLVYSKKSKQGSWKTGEKEDGSSEEEKKLEEKVEENSQKAEV; from the exons TCAGCGGTTTGGAGACCGTTATCGGCCTGTACGGAGACACACTTGAGATCCCGTGCAACAATGGAGCCATAAAAGCCGAAGACGTCTTCATCCTTAAATGGAAATAT GACAACAAGAAGGGACCTGGAGACCTGCTGGTCAAGCAGAAAAACCAGAATGTTTCAATCAGTGCTACTGATGAATACAAGGGCCGTGTGAGCCTGGCTGCCAACTCCAGcctgctgctctctgctgccGAGCTGAGCGACCAGGGCACTTTCACCTGCATGATGGTGGTTGGTGCAGACATCGTAGAGTACCCTGTTAACGTGGTGATCTACA AAACGCCGGCAGGTCTGGAGATTAAGGACAAAGCAGAAGAGCTAGAGATCGGCAAGCTTACTAAG CTGGGAACATGTGTTGCAAAAGATGCAAACCCTGCAGCAAACATTACATGGTTGAAGAACAACAATCCACTGGTGGCTGATGGGAAAG GGGTTTCCATCCAGGCTACAGTGCTTGTTGACCCAGCTACTGGCCTTTCAACCACTACCTCTATGTTGGAGTACTCAGCCGAGAAGGAGGACACAGATGCACAGTTCAGCTGCAGCAGTCAGCACACTGCAGGCACAGAGCTGGCGTCCTCTCCAGTCACCTTCAGTATAACCT ACTCCACAGAGAACATCGTGCTTCAGGTCATTGCTCAGGACCCTCTGGTGGAAGGAGACAGTGTTACTCTGAAGTGTGTGGCGGATGGTAACCCAGCTCCTAcaagctttaacttccaccTCAAG GACGAAGTGGTGAAAGTGGAGAACACCAACAGTTACACCATCACAAACGTCTCACGCGACTCCTCTGGCAAATACAAATGCTCTCTTGTTGACAATCCAACAATGGAAGCAACTGAGGACATCATTGTTCAGT ACCTAGACATCAATTTAAGCCCCTCTGGAGATATTGTCAAGAGTGCTGGCGAGACCTTGGATCTAAATCTTCAGATTGATGCCTCCTCAGACTCAAAGACTTTCTGGACAAAG GATAATTTGAAACTGGACAAAGAGCCAAAGTTTAGCAAGCTGACGTATTCAGACTCTGGCCGCTACGAGTGTGAGGTGACAATGGATCTGCTTAGCCGAAAGGCTTCTTTTGAGCTGGCTGTTGAAG GTGCCCCGGTTATCAAACATCTGACCAAACAGCTCGGTGGGGACGGCAAACACAAAGTCTTGATTTGTGAGGCTGAAGGTTCTCCAAAGCCGGCTGTTTCCTGGAGCATCAACGGCACCTCG CTGGATGAGAGTCCCTTCGTCAACGGAAAAATTACACACAAGATCACGGTTGTGCCCAGTGCAAATCTGACTGTTTCTTGTACGGTGTCtaatgagtttggtgtggatacCAGAGCTATAAATGTGTCATCCT TAATTGAGGAGGTGAGAATGGATAAACAAG ACACAGCAGACGACAGCGACAAAACTAAGCTGGTGGTTGGAGTTGTTGTCGGTCTCCTTGTTGCCGCCATTGTTATAGGCGTTTCGTACTTGGTCTACTCGAAGAAATCCAA